Genomic segment of Vibrio natriegens NBRC 15636 = ATCC 14048 = DSM 759:
TGCGAAACTCTAACTGCCCTGCAAACTGACCATCCACAAATACATGGATATAAAACCATTCTGATGTTGCTAACCGGTCTAAGACTCGTTCACGATAACCGCTGATGAAGTCGGCGAAACCATCGTAATGCCCAAAACTACAAAAGTATGCATCTTTTCTCGCAGCAACGCATAATTCGAAATCATCAATGTTTATCTGCCGAAAAGCAATTTCCATACTTACCTTTTCCTTCAAGCACCTAACGCCCAATTAAGGGGTGAGTAACGCAACACCGATGCCACCGCAAACCACCTTAATCACTAAAATTAACGCATAGTAAAAATGCCACGCGTTACGAATCCCTCTTGAATTGTTTGTTAGTACGCTGCCCGTTAACCTTTGGCACATGCCAAGATATTGAAATATAGCACTAAACTTCTGGCTTGAAACGCTGAAGCTAAAGGGACAACTGCCAAACTAGAACTCAACCTCAAAACGCAAGTTGGCTAGAAGAAAAACTTGCTTAACTGACCTATTTTCACCGTTTTCAAATTAACAAAGGATACGGGCTTCAGAACTAAACGACAGCGCCAAAGAAACTCGGTGTTTGACAAACATTTCCCAGCATCAAAGAAACCACGCCAAAGAAATAGCCCAAAAGTTAGAAACCGTAAACGGTGAAGTCAAAACAAACACAACTTATATAGTGCCACCGGAAAGAACGTTAAAGGCACATTTGACCAGGTGTAAAGCTAGGAAAAGAACCCGATAAACCCCGAAAAATTTACCGTTGATGCCAATCCAGTACTAACGCTTTCTATACGGCTTTTTGCAGCCTTTCAGACGTAACAACGCCTTATTTCTCTTAAGCATATTTATGAATATTAGCACTTATCTTTATGAAAAATATAGAAACGAGGTATGAATATGAGTGCTGGTACGCGCAATTAGACGGCAAAAAGCTGGTTAGTCAACTGAGTGATGCTAAATTAACAAACCTGTATAAATAAACAGGTTACATATCGTTATGAAATCCCAATTTTTACTTAGTGTAAAAGAGCATATGCTAATGCGTCATTACTCAAATAAAACGATTGAAAGTTACCTATTTTGGATCAAGCGTTATATCGTTTTTCATCAGTTTGCACATCCATCTAAGTTGTCAGAAGAGCATGTAGTTCAGTTCCTTAGTCACATTGCTGTCAAAGATAAAGTAGCAGTAAAAACTCAAGCGTTAGCGCTTTGTTCAATTGCATTTCTCTACCGAGATTTCTTTCAGACACCGCTCTCACTCGAAATGCGATTTCAAAAGTCACTAACTGAGAGAAAACTTCCTGTCGTATTAACACGAGACGAGATTCGTCGATTTATTCAACATATCGATCCCAAATACAAGCTTCAAACACTTCTACTCTATGGTTCCGGGCTTCGCTTAATGGAATGCCTGAGATTAAGAATTCAGGACATTGATTACGATTATGGTGCAATCCGTGTCTGGCAAGGTAAAGGCGGAAAGAACCGTACGGTGACATTAGCAAAAGAGCTACATTCTTCCCTAAAAGCACAAGTGGATCTCGCTCGAAGTTATTATCAAAAAGATTGTCACATGCCTGGCTACGCAGGTGTTTATATTTCAGAGGGTCTACAACGTAAATACCCAAACGCACAGTTGGACTTTAACTGGCACTTTCTATTTCCATCAGCAAAACTAAGTGTTGATCCGGAAATGGGAGAGTTAAGAAGACATCATATCAACGAGAGTGCTCTACAAAGAGCCGTCAAACGCTCTGCGAAAGACGCGGGAATCGAAAAATCGGTAACGTGCCATACGCTAAGACATAGCTTTGCCACGCATCTACTCGAATCAGGTGCCGATATCAGAACAGTTCAGGAGCAGTTAGGGCACTCAGATGTAAAAACCACACAAATCTACACTCACGTTATCGAAAGAGGAGCAAGTGGTGTCCTAAGCCCTCTATCAAACCTTTAAAAAGAAAAAGCCACCAAATTGGTGGCTTAATATAATAATTTCAACAGATTACTAATGGCGTTCGCCCAGTTTAACATTGCCTTTTGAGTCAAACCAAAGAGCTTGAGCGCGACGGCGGCCAAGCAACATTGGGCCATCATCATAGAACAGGAAGTTCTTCCAATGCTTTTTGAAGATAGACCACTTGGTTTCGATGACGTTGTATTTCTCGTAACAGAAATAAACGGTCACATCGTCTTGCCAATCAATATGTGTTTCCACTTCGGTTGGCATGTTTGGCTCGTCTGATTCCCAAGCGGCCATCCAGTCGACAGTTTCTGACCAGTTGGACTCTTTCATCGGCCAATCTTGAGAGCTCAAACGGTCCATATCAGGGCTTTGCGCACTGATGTTCTCTTTCCAGAACTGAGCGGAGCGAGCCTGACTCATCGGCTTTATCTGCGCTAAGTCTTCTTCTGGTACCGGCATCGACTGGTGAGTAAAAATCCATTTTCTTTGGTATTCGTCCAAAGGCAAATAAGACATTCAGTCTCCTTTATTACGACTTCAGCCAACCTTTATCGGTGGCATCTTCAATTATTTCTTTCGCTTTGTCCCACAATGTGACAGAGCCAAGTTCAATTCTTTTGTTAATAGTAAGCGCTTGTTCACGCGTTACGCCATGTTCTTGCCAACTTTGACCGTCATTATGATAATTTAGAAGCATTGGTATTAAACGGTCGAGGGCTTTTGCGTACTTTGCATCGTCAGTTTGTGCCGCTTCAAATTCATGCCACAATGCCAATAGCTCTTTGCCTTGCTCGCTTGGCAGCATTCCGAATAAACGTTCTGCGGCTTTGATTTCTTTTTCCGCCTGCTCTTTTGAAGCGGCCGTATCATAAACAAAGGTGTCGCCCGCGTCGATCTCTACGACATCGTGGATCAACAGCATTTTCATGACTCGGCAAATATCGACCGGAGCATTGGCATGTTCTTCCATCAAGACGGCCATCAGGGCTACGTGCCAACTGTGTTCTCCGCTGTTTTCCAGTCTGCCTTCCGCGCATTTAACACGGGTTCGACGAAGCACATTTTTCAACTGATCCAACTCTATTAATAGCTTTAGCTGCTTCTCTAGTCTTTCCATATCATCGAGCCTTTGGTTGCCAGTCAGGTTTAGTCAGTGAGGTTAAGATATGATCTTGCCACTCGCCATCTATCAAAAGATAGTCCTTCGCATAGCCTTCTTTACTAAAGCCAACATGTTCCAGAACGGCTTCGCTGCGTTTGTTGTGTGGCATGTACCCTGCCTGAATTCGATGCATATTTTGTACGTCGAACATGTAATCACAAGCCATTTTAAGACCACGACGCATGTATCCGTTACCCTGCGCCGTTTGGGCAAGAGAGTAACCAACGCTGCATGAGTGAAATGGGAAACGAACCAGACCGCTGAAGGAAATTGTGCCTAACATGCGTTGTTTTTGGGTATCAATGAGAAGACAGTAATAGCCAAGCCCCTGACGGTGGAGTTCGCTTAGTTTAATGAGTTTTTGTAGCCAACCATTGACGGTAAAGAAGGCGTCCTCGCGGGTTGGTTCAAACGGCTTTAAGTACTCGCGATTTACCTGAAAATATTCGGCAATCATATCAGCATCTGCGATTTCAGCAGTACGCAGAAGTAAGTCGCCGTCCAACTTATGAACGGCGACGGATGAACTTTTATCTTCCATTACAAATGACAACGTCCGTTTTCTCTTCGTTCAGGATTAATTTTTACGAATCCCATAGTCACGCAGTTTATTGGCAATTGACGTATGTGATACATTCAAACGCTTCGCCAGCTTGCGGCTTGATGGGAATGACTGATACAAACGCTCAAGGATCTGAGACTCGTAATCACGCATGATCTCATCCAAAGAGCCATCTAAATTGAGTGTCGCACTGCCACCACCGACCGATTGAGGTTGTGGCAAATTAAAGTGTTCAACCTTCAATAAATGCCCATCCATCTCGGTTAACGCTCGCAGAACCATATTATCCAGCTGACGCATATTGCCTGGCCATTGGTAGTTTGCGAGTCCGTCGATCAAATCTTCGTCGAAATCAGGTTTATCAATACCCAATTGCTGCGCGTGCTTAGTCACAAACAGCTCTAATAGTGGAGCGACATCATTAGAGCGCTTGCGTAAAGGAGGAATCGTCAACGTAAGAACGTTCAGGCGATAGTATAAATCTTCACGGAACATGCCCGCTTCCGACAGCTCAGCAAGGTTATGCTTGGTAGAGGCGATAATGCGCACATCAACGTGCATTTCATCCTCTGCGCCAACTCGACGGAAATTACCATCCTGAAGAAAACGCAGTAGCTTGATTTGCAAGTGGGAGCTCATTTCACCAATTTCGTCCAAGAAGACGGTGCCGCCATTCGCTTGTTCAAAAATGCCTTTGTGCCCCTGCTCGTGGTTAAATGAGCCTGGCGCATGGCCGAACAGTTCAGTTTCAGCCACATCATCCGGCATAGACGCGCAGCTCAGTACGAGGAAAGGCTTGCTCGCTCGGCTAGATCGGCTGTGACACGCTTTTGCCAGCATTTCTTTACCAGTGCCAGTTTCACCTTCAATCAGTAAAGGCTGATCAAGGACAGACAGCTTCTTGGCTTGATTCATCAATGCTTTATGGCGGTTAGATAATCCGACAAAGTGTTCAAAACCAAGCGGGTTATGCAGCGGCACGGCTTCTTCAATTCGCGAAACTTGCTGGCTGGAGCGAATCGTGATCAACGTACTCGCCAGTGTCGAGTTTTGCGCTTCATCTTTGATATAAACTGGCATTAACTCAAGAATATAATCCAGACCATCAATCACCAGATTTTCACGAGTTCGGGCGTTCACTCCTTCAGACCAACGAGAGAAACGCATGCTTGGTAATAGCGTACCAATTTGTGTGCCGATAACTTCTTGCTTGTGCAAACCTAGCAGAGACAACGCAGACATGTTGGCCATGTCTACCGCGCCTTTAAGATCGATAGCAAAGACAGGATCCGGCAGATTATCCACGAGAGAAAGCAGCTCGGTATTATGGCGTTCCATAGGCATGAACTGAATTTTACGTACGTCTTTAACCCCCGAAATACGTCGGATTTCGGCCATTAATTCGCTAAAGGTATCAAAATCAATATCCGGGCAATTCAAATATATAATGCCGCTGATATCAATCTCAATACCACGCAAGTCGATACTTTTAGATGCTAAAATATCGAGCAGTTCTCGGGTAAGACCGAGTCTATCTTCACATAAGACTTCAAGACGCACTGAAAATATCCCAATTCACAACTGTCAGGAAAAGTTGACAGTAGTTTCTATCAAGCTTGGAATGGCGTCAAGCAATCCTATTCATCAATGGTGATATTGGTTACGGTTTCATCGTAATTGATGCAACTTTCGCCACTACCGCTTTGCGAATTGTACCCAGTTTAACCTGACGCTCAGGATACCAAGGTAATGGGCGCAACAGTGTCATTGCTTTTAAGCCTAAACGAGCGGTAAGAATACCGACACCAAGCCCCTGACCTGCGCGAGCTGATACTTTGCCCGCAAGATCCATCGACATTAAATCCATGCCAGCATCAATCGCTAGCTCACTCGCACCAGCGGCAGCCATATTCACAAAGACCGCTTTGAGCAGTTTTATTCGCGACGCATAGCCCAACTCAACGCCATAGACTTTGGATAAGTTGTCGATCATTTTGAAGTTACGCCAAGCTACCAAAAACATATCTGCTGCGGCGAGAGGGCTGACTGCAACTAACGCAGCGGATTCGGTGGCATGTTGAGACACGATCTTTGTAGCCAGTTTGTCTTGCTGACTAACCACCATTGAGTCGTACATATCGAGAATTTCAGCGTCGCTGTGTGCAGGGTTAACACTGTTTTTCCAGCGGTCAAAGCCCGGATTTTCTGCCAATACCCCACTTTGTTCAGCCACTTTTTCACAAAACGCTTTGCCCTTGCCCACGCTATCACTGCCAACAAGCAATTCACTCTCTTCTTGGATGCTGAAGTGGTTTCTCAGTTTACGCAGCTTCCACAACTCCTTGCCTAGCGCGCCAATACCAAATGAGGCGATGGTTGCAATAAAACCTGCCCATCCCAATGCAAGCCAATCGGACGTTTGAACCGCCGTGACAACTGAATCGATCGCCTGCCACCCCACCAGACCAGAAAACGCGGTAAGTAACCCTGTCGCCAACCATTTTCGACCAGATTTAGGGCGAATCACATGCTCAAGCTGCAATTCCTGCTCCGTTTCTTGCGGCTCTTCTTGCACAGTAACAGGCACAAAGGTTTCTTTGTCACTAAAGGCCTTTTGAGCAGTTAACTCCTCTGGTACAGAATCCTTTTCTTTTTCTAGTACATTGTCGGAGAAGACCTGCTTTTGTTTGAATTCACTCATTTCAACTTATCTCCGATCAGGTAATCCAGTGCTTTGTCTAAACGTATATGTTTCATCGGTTCATCACTTGCTGACGGCATTGGACGGAACGAAGTGAAATCAAAACCACTGTTTTGCCAATATGCCGCATTCGGTAGTTTCCTTGGTACTTCACCAGGGAACATCGTCATTGGTTCGCCATCCAGTGTTATGCCCTGCAAAGCCGGAACGGTCTTGTCGCCGGTGGAAATAAACCCAGGCGTCGTGGCCTGAATCGAAGCAATACTCATACAGCTCATTTCAATGTTCTCATAAGCGGCCGTTTGCCAAGCGGGATGCACCATCTGCTGGAGCAAAGAGACCAAATTCGGATGCTGTTCTGGCGTAACGTGGTCTGCTTTGGTTGCAGCGAAGAGAACTTTGTCGATTTTGGGAGAAAATAGCCGACGAATAAAACTGCTGCGTCCGTAGCGGAAGCTATGCATGATTTGCTCCAGCGCCTGACGCATATCGTAAAACGCCTCATCTCCGGCATTTAAAGGTTGTAAGCAATCCACCAGCACGATTTGGCGGTCAAACGTCGCAAAGTGATGTTTATAGAACGCCTTCACTACTTTTTGCTGATATTCATGGAAACGCGCTTCTAGCATCGCTAGATTACTGCCTTTAACAGGCTTGGTCTCTGCCTCAACCCGACAAGGAAAAAATTGCAGAACCGGTGCTCCGGCCAATTCACCCGGCAGAACAAAACGCCCCGGTTGAACCCAATGCAACCCAGCGTCTTTACAACCATGTAGATATTGCGTGTAAGAATACGCAATGCTCTCGAGCTGCTTTTCATTAACACTCTCGTTAAGGTCCAGGTTTTCCAGTTCTTCTAACCACGTTTCTGCCAACTGACTGCGTTGACCTTTTAGCGCATTAAACTGCGTTTGCGACCAGGTGGCGAAATCCATATCCAGAAGCGGTAAATCAAGCAACCACTCTCCCGGGTAGTCAATGATATCCACGTTAAGAACAGCGGTTTTGCTCAATAACTTTTTGGTGGTTTTATTCGGCTTATATTTCAGCGCCAGTCGAATTTCACTAACATCACGCGTTGGCACTGGCCACGCTGGAGGCGTGGCATGAATTTGAGCGATGGCTTCGTCGTAAGCAAAACGGGGAACCATCATATTCGATTGAGGCTCACGTTTAGCGCCTATCAATCGTTTGTCTCTGGCCGCGGCCAATAATGGCAAATTGTCGTGCGTCGCCGTATAAAGCAGCTGATCGACCAGGGAAGTAATAAACGCCGTTTTGCCCGCTCGGGATAAGCCTGTAACGGCGATTCGGACATTAGAGTCCATGCCGCGGTTGATAAAGTCATTCACTTCTTTTGTTATTCTTTTCATGCTTTTTATTTATCTCATTAGTAAACGACGAAGGTATGAGTCTAATTTTACATACATTAATCAAAGATGAACAAACGACTCACAGCAAAAGGCATTGCCCAAAAACACAAAAGCCCCTGAGAATTCTCAGAGGCTTCGGTATTCTAACTATCGATCAAACGATTTAAGCGTAAACGTTCTAATCTTCTTCAATCAGTTTGTAGATAACGAATAGCGCCACCTCTAGCACTACCCACAGTACACAAGTAATCGTGACGTATTTTTCATCAAAGATACTGATACCGTGAAGAATCAAGTCATAGCCAACAAAGCCACCCACCACAACAGCAAGAATAATTTGTAGAATTTGAATAAAACGAGGCATGCCGTCTCCTAATTATTATTGTTCGCATAACGTCTGTTGCTATGCCCAAAGGTTAATATACCTAGTATATAGACAAAAAGTGCAGTTTTCGCTGCACTTTTGTCAATTGTTTGCTAGGTAAATCAGCACCTTGTCACATTCTCAAGACTGAGACGTCCTCAAAGTGCCATTTACATTAAGCTTCCATCTCTTGGATTTTCACTTTCCAAGTGTCCGGACCAATCTGGTGAGCGTTCACACCGTTTGAGTCTACCGCGACTGTTACTGGCATGTCTTCTACTTCAAATTCGTAGATCGCTTCCATACCGAGATCTTCAAACGCTACTACGCGCGCTTTCTTAATCGCCTTCGCAACCAGGTAAGCCGCGCCGCCAACCGCCATCAAGTAAACCGCTTTGTGCTTCTTGATAGATTCAACGGTCGCAGGGCCACGCTCTGCTTTACCGATCATGCCCATAATGCCCGTTTCATCAAGCATCATGTCGGTGAATTTGTCCATACGAGTTGACGTAGTCGGGCCAGCAGGACCTACAGCTTCATCACCTACAGCGTCTACAGGGCCAACGTAGTAGATAAATTTACCTTTGAAATCGACACCTTCAGGTAGACCCTCACCATTTTGCAACATAGTCTGGATGCGTTTGTGTGCCGCATCGCGACCAGTAAGAATCTTACCAGAAAGAAGAACTGTCTCGCCTGTCTTCCACTGCTCAACATCAGCTTGTGTCACTTCGTCTAAGTTAACGCGACGAGTATTCGCGCCCGCTTCCCAAGTGATATCTGGCCACTCTTCAAGCTTAGGCGGCGTTAAGTCTGCCGGGCCTGAGCCATCTAGCGTGAAGTGTACGTGACGAGTCGCAGCACAGTTCGGGATCAAGCATACTGGTTTAGACGCTGCGTGCGTTGGCGCTGTTTTGATCTTAACGTCAACTACGGTAGTCAGGCCGCCAAGACCTTGCGCACCGATACCAAGTTTGTTTACGCGATTGAAGATATCAAGACGAAGCTCTTCTTCTGCGTTTTGTGGGCCACGGTCGATAAGCTCTTGAATATCGATATGCTCCATTAGCGATTCTTTTGCCAGTACCGCTGCTTTTTCAGCCGTACCGCCGATACCAATGCCAAGCATGCCCGGAGGACACCAACCAGCGCCCATCGTTGGCAGTGTTTTTTCTACCCACTCGGCAATATCATCAGATGGGTTTAGCATCACCATCTTAGTTTTGTTTTCACTGCCGCCGCCCTTCGCCGCGATCTGAATTTCAACTTTATCGCCCGGTACCATATTGATGTGTACTACCGCTGGCGTGTTGTCTTTAGTGTTAATACGTTTACCAGCAGGATCCATCAAAACCGATGCACGCAATGGGTTATCTGGATTCGTGTAGGCCTGTCGAACGCCTTCATCTACCATTTGCTGAACCGTCATGTCCGTCGAGTCCCACTGAACGCCCATGCCGATGTTGACAAAACACGTCACGATACCGGTGTCCTGACAGATTGGGCGGTGGCCTTCTGCCGACATACGGGAGTTAATTAAGATCTGCGCAATCGCGTCTTTCGCGGCTTGGCTCTCTTCGCGGTGGTAGGCTTTTTCAAGGGCTTGAACAAAGTCTAGCGGGTGGTAGTAAGAAATGTACTGTAGCGCATCAGCAACACTGCTGATGACATCCTGCTTGCGAATTACCGTCATTACATGCCTCGTTATAGTTATGCTTCCATTACTGGCTTGGCTTCAATCGTGTTTGTTGAGCAAGTTGCTCTTTTGAGCTTCATTTTTATAAACACATTATATAAACAGTTGTCGGATGGCTGATCTCGACACACGAGTTACTGAAGTCGCCTTCTTGTATAGTAAAACCTCCTCAGAACCCTTTGTATAGAGGAAGTTTGGCTATACGGTGGAATATGATACTCTTGCTGCCCATGACATGCCATGCAGTGAACGATCTCTTTGTCACAAATTACACAAATGAACAACATGGATAATCAATTCATTGATTTTAAAGCGTTGGATTACGCACCAGACTTAGCACTTCACCTTTTTTCGCATATTCAGCATCAGCCTTGGGCGATGTTGCTGCGTTCTGCGTCAGAAACTCACATCGACAGCCGTTTCGATGTGCTTGTTGCAAACCCGGTAGCAACATTAGAAACCATTGCCGATAACACATGCATCAAGACACCATCTGACGATTATGTGTCGGGCGACGACCCCTTTTCTCTACTCGATCAATTGCAACAGCAATGGCTACCGAGTGTTGAGCTCGATTCAGAGTGGGATCTGCCTTTCGTAGGCGGTGCGCTTGGCTACTTCAGCTATGATTTAGGTCGCCGCGTTGAAGCTATGCCAGAGCTTGCGGAAAAGGATTTGCAAACAGCGGATATGGCGGTTGGCCTTTATGAATGGGCGATCGTTGTCGATCATAAACTCAGCAAGGCCTGTATCGTTGGGCAAAATATTGCTCAAGCGTGGGATTGGCTCGATAAACAAACCGCCGTACAAGACGCTGAATTTAGTTTGACTGGCGCTTGGCAATCGAACATGACCGAGCAATCTTACGGTACTCGCTTTAATAGCGTGCAAGAGTACTTGCTAAGCGGTGACTGTTATCAAATCAACTTAGCGCAACGCTTTAACGCGCCATACACAGGCAGCGAGTGGCAAGCCTACCTGAAGCTCGAATCCGCCAACCAAGCGCCTTTTTCTGCATTTATTCGTATGCCTGAGTCTTCGATTTTAAGCATCTCACCAGAGCGTTTTCTGGAGCTAAAAGAGAGAGTCATCGAAACTAAGCCAATCAAAGGCACGCGACCTCGCAGTCTGGATGCAGCGCAAGACAAGGCGAACGCCTATGATTTGCAGACCGCAGAAAAAGATCAGGCTGAAAACTTAATGATTGTCGATCTGTTGCGAAACGATATTGGCCGTGTTGCCTCACCTGGCAGTGTTCATGTACCAAAATTGTTTGATATCGAGAGCTTCCCGGCGGTTCAC
This window contains:
- a CDS encoding integron integrase, producing the protein MKSQFLLSVKEHMLMRHYSNKTIESYLFWIKRYIVFHQFAHPSKLSEEHVVQFLSHIAVKDKVAVKTQALALCSIAFLYRDFFQTPLSLEMRFQKSLTERKLPVVLTRDEIRRFIQHIDPKYKLQTLLLYGSGLRLMECLRLRIQDIDYDYGAIRVWQGKGGKNRTVTLAKELHSSLKAQVDLARSYYQKDCHMPGYAGVYISEGLQRKYPNAQLDFNWHFLFPSAKLSVDPEMGELRRHHINESALQRAVKRSAKDAGIEKSVTCHTLRHSFATHLLESGADIRTVQEQLGHSDVKTTQIYTHVIERGASGVLSPLSNL
- a CDS encoding DUF2947 domain-containing protein; the protein is MSYLPLDEYQRKWIFTHQSMPVPEEDLAQIKPMSQARSAQFWKENISAQSPDMDRLSSQDWPMKESNWSETVDWMAAWESDEPNMPTEVETHIDWQDDVTVYFCYEKYNVIETKWSIFKKHWKNFLFYDDGPMLLGRRRAQALWFDSKGNVKLGERH
- a CDS encoding HD domain-containing protein, translated to MERLEKQLKLLIELDQLKNVLRRTRVKCAEGRLENSGEHSWHVALMAVLMEEHANAPVDICRVMKMLLIHDVVEIDAGDTFVYDTAASKEQAEKEIKAAERLFGMLPSEQGKELLALWHEFEAAQTDDAKYAKALDRLIPMLLNYHNDGQSWQEHGVTREQALTINKRIELGSVTLWDKAKEIIEDATDKGWLKS
- the rimJ gene encoding ribosomal protein S5-alanine N-acetyltransferase; protein product: MEDKSSSVAVHKLDGDLLLRTAEIADADMIAEYFQVNREYLKPFEPTREDAFFTVNGWLQKLIKLSELHRQGLGYYCLLIDTQKQRMLGTISFSGLVRFPFHSCSVGYSLAQTAQGNGYMRRGLKMACDYMFDVQNMHRIQAGYMPHNKRSEAVLEHVGFSKEGYAKDYLLIDGEWQDHILTSLTKPDWQPKAR
- the tyrR gene encoding transcriptional regulator TyrR — its product is MRLEVLCEDRLGLTRELLDILASKSIDLRGIEIDISGIIYLNCPDIDFDTFSELMAEIRRISGVKDVRKIQFMPMERHNTELLSLVDNLPDPVFAIDLKGAVDMANMSALSLLGLHKQEVIGTQIGTLLPSMRFSRWSEGVNARTRENLVIDGLDYILELMPVYIKDEAQNSTLASTLITIRSSQQVSRIEEAVPLHNPLGFEHFVGLSNRHKALMNQAKKLSVLDQPLLIEGETGTGKEMLAKACHSRSSRASKPFLVLSCASMPDDVAETELFGHAPGSFNHEQGHKGIFEQANGGTVFLDEIGEMSSHLQIKLLRFLQDGNFRRVGAEDEMHVDVRIIASTKHNLAELSEAGMFREDLYYRLNVLTLTIPPLRKRSNDVAPLLELFVTKHAQQLGIDKPDFDEDLIDGLANYQWPGNMRQLDNMVLRALTEMDGHLLKVEHFNLPQPQSVGGGSATLNLDGSLDEIMRDYESQILERLYQSFPSSRKLAKRLNVSHTSIANKLRDYGIRKN
- a CDS encoding YcjF family protein — encoded protein: MSEFKQKQVFSDNVLEKEKDSVPEELTAQKAFSDKETFVPVTVQEEPQETEQELQLEHVIRPKSGRKWLATGLLTAFSGLVGWQAIDSVVTAVQTSDWLALGWAGFIATIASFGIGALGKELWKLRKLRNHFSIQEESELLVGSDSVGKGKAFCEKVAEQSGVLAENPGFDRWKNSVNPAHSDAEILDMYDSMVVSQQDKLATKIVSQHATESAALVAVSPLAAADMFLVAWRNFKMIDNLSKVYGVELGYASRIKLLKAVFVNMAAAGASELAIDAGMDLMSMDLAGKVSARAGQGLGVGILTARLGLKAMTLLRPLPWYPERQVKLGTIRKAVVAKVASITMKP
- a CDS encoding YcjX family protein, whose protein sequence is MKRITKEVNDFINRGMDSNVRIAVTGLSRAGKTAFITSLVDQLLYTATHDNLPLLAAARDKRLIGAKREPQSNMMVPRFAYDEAIAQIHATPPAWPVPTRDVSEIRLALKYKPNKTTKKLLSKTAVLNVDIIDYPGEWLLDLPLLDMDFATWSQTQFNALKGQRSQLAETWLEELENLDLNESVNEKQLESIAYSYTQYLHGCKDAGLHWVQPGRFVLPGELAGAPVLQFFPCRVEAETKPVKGSNLAMLEARFHEYQQKVVKAFYKHHFATFDRQIVLVDCLQPLNAGDEAFYDMRQALEQIMHSFRYGRSSFIRRLFSPKIDKVLFAATKADHVTPEQHPNLVSLLQQMVHPAWQTAAYENIEMSCMSIASIQATTPGFISTGDKTVPALQGITLDGEPMTMFPGEVPRKLPNAAYWQNSGFDFTSFRPMPSASDEPMKHIRLDKALDYLIGDKLK
- a CDS encoding fumarate hydratase — protein: MTVIRKQDVISSVADALQYISYYHPLDFVQALEKAYHREESQAAKDAIAQILINSRMSAEGHRPICQDTGIVTCFVNIGMGVQWDSTDMTVQQMVDEGVRQAYTNPDNPLRASVLMDPAGKRINTKDNTPAVVHINMVPGDKVEIQIAAKGGGSENKTKMVMLNPSDDIAEWVEKTLPTMGAGWCPPGMLGIGIGGTAEKAAVLAKESLMEHIDIQELIDRGPQNAEEELRLDIFNRVNKLGIGAQGLGGLTTVVDVKIKTAPTHAASKPVCLIPNCAATRHVHFTLDGSGPADLTPPKLEEWPDITWEAGANTRRVNLDEVTQADVEQWKTGETVLLSGKILTGRDAAHKRIQTMLQNGEGLPEGVDFKGKFIYYVGPVDAVGDEAVGPAGPTTSTRMDKFTDMMLDETGIMGMIGKAERGPATVESIKKHKAVYLMAVGGAAYLVAKAIKKARVVAFEDLGMEAIYEFEVEDMPVTVAVDSNGVNAHQIGPDTWKVKIQEMEA
- the pabB gene encoding aminodeoxychorismate synthase component I; the protein is MDNQFIDFKALDYAPDLALHLFSHIQHQPWAMLLRSASETHIDSRFDVLVANPVATLETIADNTCIKTPSDDYVSGDDPFSLLDQLQQQWLPSVELDSEWDLPFVGGALGYFSYDLGRRVEAMPELAEKDLQTADMAVGLYEWAIVVDHKLSKACIVGQNIAQAWDWLDKQTAVQDAEFSLTGAWQSNMTEQSYGTRFNSVQEYLLSGDCYQINLAQRFNAPYTGSEWQAYLKLESANQAPFSAFIRMPESSILSISPERFLELKERVIETKPIKGTRPRSLDAAQDKANAYDLQTAEKDQAENLMIVDLLRNDIGRVASPGSVHVPKLFDIESFPAVHHLVSTIRADLDEQYSPADLLRACFPGGSITGAPKVRAMQIIEELEPHRRSAYCGSIGYISRHGRMDTSITIRTLVAEKGNLYAWAGGGVVADSECAAEYQETLDKLSKILPALK